The Brevinematales bacterium genome has a segment encoding these proteins:
- the speE gene encoding polyamine aminopropyltransferase, with amino-acid sequence MEKDILFFDQDPYAPENHIYRVKNILFSCKSRYQDVKVVELDGFGLALTLDGVVQYTEKEEFIYHETLAHIPLFTHPNPKNVLIIGGGDCGVAREVLKHKSVENLILVDIDEMVTEVSKKYFYHLYGSAFEDKRLKIIHDDGFKFVRDYKGDKFDVVLIDLTDPVGPAKPLFEEPFYRMVSDVLSYDGIMAAQTESIWYHKDTILSVQKALKNVFPIVDLAYFVTPVYTGYWWSISIGSKKYDPRKDCRTCSLNNKYYSDDVREVSFLPYSLYSKLLEGKLF; translated from the coding sequence ATGGAGAAAGATATATTGTTTTTTGATCAAGATCCTTATGCTCCTGAAAATCACATATACAGAGTAAAAAACATTTTATTTTCGTGTAAAAGTAGGTATCAGGATGTTAAAGTTGTTGAACTTGATGGCTTTGGATTAGCTCTTACTCTTGATGGCGTTGTCCAATATACAGAGAAGGAAGAGTTTATATACCATGAAACTCTTGCCCATATTCCGTTATTTACACATCCAAATCCTAAGAATGTTTTGATTATTGGTGGTGGAGATTGTGGTGTCGCTAGAGAAGTTCTTAAACATAAGTCAGTAGAAAATCTGATTTTGGTTGATATTGATGAAATGGTTACTGAAGTATCTAAAAAGTACTTTTATCATTTGTATGGTAGTGCTTTCGAGGATAAGAGACTTAAGATAATTCATGATGATGGTTTTAAGTTTGTTAGAGATTATAAGGGAGATAAATTTGATGTGGTGCTCATTGACTTAACAGATCCTGTAGGTCCTGCTAAACCGCTCTTTGAAGAACCATTCTATAGAATGGTATCCGATGTTTTATCTTATGATGGTATAATGGCTGCTCAGACAGAGTCTATATGGTATCACAAAGATACTATATTAAGTGTCCAAAAAGCTCTAAAAAATGTTTTCCCTATAGTTGATCTTGCTTACTTTGTAACTCCAGTTTATACAGGTTATTGGTGGTCTATATCAATAGGTTCTAAAAAATATGATCCAAGAAAAGATTGTAGAACTTGTAGTTTAAATAACAAGTATTACTCAGATGATGTCAGAGAAGTATCTTTTCTACCATATTCTTTATACTCAAAACTATTGGAAGGGAAATTATTCTAG
- the priA gene encoding primosomal protein N', translating into MFVEVLVNKPIEGTFWYHFGKNSSVSRYQRVSVIFSSEKVTGLILDLVSSPKGKRLGEVISVIDKEPVFSDEQLELAKFISRYYTSTLSEAVFMMIPDASRVRTITTRFSDYNICEDTKLTQTQDKVYRAVKSAFGVGEVFLLYGVTGSGKTEIYKKLVRDVLNEGKSCLLLVPEISLTPQLVDKFSFVPKELIAVYHSRLTENDKFNIYMSVKNGLKKFVIGPRSSLFLPYQNLGIIIVDEFHETSYKSSSTPRYSVKDIVKWISKNRNIPVVLGSATPTIEDFYLAKQGEYKLLELKEKFAKYQKVEVEVVDMKKDKSVVSPIVISKISEKVSKNQQVIVFINRRGFSDFVKCNNCGYVPMCPNCDITLTYHKQKNILLCHHCGYTEKYSEVCRSCSIGRIITIGAGTERAEEIIKNIFIKRKIVRVDLDTTKDKEAYDRIYSALKTGEIDVIIGTQIVSKGLDIPQVNLVCILFPEITLRLPDFYSSERTFHLITQAIGRSGRRDEKGHALIQTSDADHYSIKAAVAQDYELFFEYEIERRRNFKYPPFWNMTKFVFRSEVEKKCIEIGNSAKILLDNIAYKRDDVIVSPLVPAPIKRIANNYRYQIIFKSTKEELIEKAQEVVYKSLRNKLGVYIEIDRNPLSLL; encoded by the coding sequence ATGTTTGTTGAAGTTTTGGTTAATAAACCTATTGAAGGAACTTTTTGGTATCACTTTGGGAAAAATAGTAGTGTATCCAGATACCAGAGAGTTAGTGTTATTTTCTCAAGCGAGAAGGTAACAGGTTTAATTTTAGATTTGGTATCCTCTCCTAAGGGTAAGAGATTGGGAGAAGTTATTAGTGTTATTGATAAAGAACCTGTATTTTCTGACGAACAGTTGGAATTGGCGAAGTTTATTTCAAGATATTATACATCTACTCTTTCTGAAGCAGTTTTTATGATGATACCAGATGCTAGTAGAGTTAGAACTATTACTACTCGGTTTAGCGATTACAATATTTGTGAAGATACCAAATTAACTCAAACTCAGGACAAGGTTTATAGAGCAGTGAAGAGTGCTTTTGGTGTAGGAGAAGTGTTTCTTTTATACGGTGTTACAGGTAGTGGGAAAACAGAAATTTATAAAAAACTGGTTAGAGATGTTTTAAACGAGGGTAAATCTTGTCTTCTATTAGTTCCTGAAATATCTCTTACCCCTCAACTTGTTGATAAGTTTTCATTTGTACCAAAAGAACTAATAGCAGTTTACCACAGCAGATTAACTGAAAATGATAAATTTAATATCTACATGTCTGTAAAAAATGGCTTAAAAAAATTTGTTATAGGACCTAGATCATCTCTGTTTTTGCCGTATCAAAACCTTGGGATTATAATAGTTGATGAATTTCACGAAACATCTTATAAGTCTTCTAGTACTCCAAGGTATAGTGTCAAAGATATTGTTAAATGGATTTCTAAAAATAGAAATATACCAGTAGTTTTGGGTTCTGCAACTCCTACTATTGAAGATTTTTATTTAGCAAAGCAAGGTGAGTATAAATTGCTTGAACTTAAAGAAAAGTTTGCTAAGTATCAAAAAGTTGAGGTTGAAGTTGTTGATATGAAAAAAGATAAATCTGTTGTTTCTCCTATTGTCATTTCGAAAATTTCAGAAAAAGTTTCAAAAAATCAACAAGTGATAGTCTTCATAAATCGTAGGGGGTTTAGTGATTTTGTCAAATGTAATAATTGTGGTTATGTTCCGATGTGTCCTAATTGTGATATTACTCTGACTTATCACAAACAGAAAAACATTCTCCTGTGTCATCATTGTGGGTATACTGAAAAATATTCTGAAGTTTGTCGTAGCTGTAGTATTGGTAGGATAATAACTATTGGTGCTGGTACTGAGAGGGCTGAAGAAATAATAAAGAACATTTTCATAAAGCGAAAAATTGTAAGAGTAGATCTAGATACAACAAAAGATAAAGAAGCTTATGATAGAATATACTCAGCTCTAAAAACAGGAGAAATAGATGTTATAATAGGAACACAGATTGTATCAAAAGGTTTGGATATACCTCAGGTTAATTTAGTTTGTATTCTTTTTCCTGAAATAACTTTAAGGTTGCCTGATTTTTATTCATCAGAGAGGACTTTCCATCTGATAACTCAAGCTATTGGTAGATCAGGTAGAAGAGATGAGAAAGGACATGCTTTAATTCAAACTTCTGATGCTGATCATTACAGCATTAAGGCTGCAGTAGCACAAGATTATGAACTATTCTTTGAATATGAAATTGAGAGGAGAAGAAATTTTAAGTATCCACCATTCTGGAATATGACTAAATTTGTTTTCAGAAGTGAAGTTGAAAAAAAATGTATTGAAATTGGTAATTCAGCAAAGATACTTTTGGATAACATTGCTTATAAACGAGATGATGTTATTGTTTCACCTTTAGTACCTGCTCCTATAAAACGTATAGCAAATAATTATAGGTACCAGATAATATTCAAAAGTACAAAAGAAGAGCTAATAGAGAAAGCACAAGAAGTAGTATATAAAAGCTTGAGGAATAAGTTAGGAGTGTATATTGAAATTGATAGAAATCCTTTGTCCTTACTATGA
- the murB gene encoding UDP-N-acetylmuramate dehydrogenase yields the protein MLPHTVIEKFDVQYNISLKNLTTLRIGGTAKYLVKVYTKKELSKLLDILNSENIPFFLLGGGSNILVRDGIIEDFIILKLDGEFKDIKAINEENGIVRVSIGSAYNLPSVSKFALDNSLEGAEFCVAIPGSVGGGVIMNAGAHGREMKDIIDRISYYTKEGFEKTIRNNEAGFSYRHSNLQEYIISSIEVVLKRGNKEEIKRKIDENLFYRSQNQPKGFSAGSVFKNPPNNKAWKLIREVGLAGYRIGDVLFSEKHANFIINLGNGKAEDVIKLMKLAIRRVKDKFGITLEPEVKLIGLSLDL from the coding sequence ATGCTACCCCATACAGTCATAGAAAAATTTGATGTACAATATAACATAAGTCTAAAAAATCTAACAACGCTTAGAATAGGCGGAACTGCAAAATATCTAGTCAAGGTATATACCAAAAAAGAATTATCCAAACTTTTAGATATACTAAACTCCGAAAACATACCTTTCTTTCTACTAGGTGGAGGATCGAATATACTAGTTAGAGATGGAATTATCGAAGATTTTATTATATTAAAGCTAGATGGTGAATTCAAGGATATAAAAGCGATAAACGAAGAAAATGGTATAGTTAGAGTATCTATTGGTTCAGCTTATAATCTACCTTCAGTATCAAAATTTGCATTAGATAACTCTCTTGAAGGAGCAGAATTTTGTGTAGCAATTCCAGGAAGCGTAGGTGGTGGTGTAATTATGAATGCAGGAGCACACGGAAGAGAAATGAAAGACATCATTGATAGAATTTCATACTATACAAAAGAAGGTTTTGAAAAAACTATAAGAAACAATGAAGCTGGATTTTCATACAGGCATAGTAATCTTCAAGAATATATAATATCATCAATTGAGGTAGTTCTAAAAAGAGGTAACAAAGAAGAGATAAAACGCAAAATAGATGAAAATTTATTTTATAGATCTCAAAATCAGCCAAAAGGCTTTTCTGCAGGTAGTGTATTTAAAAATCCCCCAAACAACAAAGCATGGAAACTCATAAGAGAAGTAGGACTTGCAGGATACAGAATAGGTGATGTATTATTTTCAGAAAAACACGCAAACTTTATAATAAACTTAGGGAACGGGAAAGCAGAAGATGTAATAAAACTCATGAAACTCGCTATAAGAAGAGTAAAAGATAAATTTGGAATAACACTAGAACCCGAAGTGAAGCTAATAGGATTGTCTCTAGATTTATAA
- the serS gene encoding serine--tRNA ligase, with protein MLDVKFIVSNLNLVKEKLKYRNCTVDVDEIVSLYEGRRKLVFEVDNLRAKERQLSKEIGFLKSKGQDASQRMVEISKISEEIKNKEKVIQEVEDRLYDLLLMVPNLPLDDVPQGPDESSNEIVEYWGDIRKFDFNPLPHWELGARLGIIDTDAASVIAGSGFVVMKGKGAKLERSIINFFLDYNTKSGYKEVLIPFLVRSISLRSTGQLPKFKQDLYKVEDEDLYLNPTAEVPLVNMFRDKILDEDELPIYITGYAPSFRKEAGAYGKDTRGILRQHQFNKVELIKITRPEDSEREHLKMVEDASNLLKALNLPYRIVKLSAGDMGFSAAKCYDIEVYLPGYGTYREISSVSNCLDFQSRRGNIRFKRKDTRKLEFVHTLNGSGLAVGRTVIAILENYQQRDGSVIIPEILRPYTGFDVIEPI; from the coding sequence ATGTTGGATGTGAAGTTTATAGTTTCAAATTTAAATCTCGTTAAAGAGAAGCTAAAGTACAGAAATTGTACTGTAGATGTTGATGAAATAGTTTCGCTATATGAAGGGAGGAGAAAGTTAGTTTTTGAAGTAGATAACTTAAGAGCAAAAGAAAGACAGCTTTCTAAAGAGATAGGTTTTCTTAAATCCAAAGGTCAGGATGCTTCTCAACGTATGGTTGAGATATCAAAGATATCTGAGGAGATCAAGAATAAAGAGAAAGTTATTCAAGAAGTTGAGGATAGGTTGTATGATCTTTTGTTGATGGTTCCTAATTTACCTCTTGATGATGTACCACAAGGGCCAGATGAAAGTAGTAACGAAATTGTTGAGTATTGGGGTGATATTAGAAAGTTTGATTTCAATCCTTTACCACACTGGGAGTTAGGTGCTAGACTTGGAATAATTGATACAGATGCTGCTTCGGTTATTGCTGGTTCTGGTTTTGTTGTTATGAAGGGTAAAGGAGCTAAATTAGAAAGGAGTATTATAAACTTTTTCTTGGATTATAATACTAAATCTGGGTATAAAGAAGTTTTGATACCTTTTCTTGTTAGATCGATATCTTTACGATCTACAGGGCAATTACCCAAATTTAAACAAGATTTGTACAAGGTTGAAGATGAAGATCTCTATCTAAATCCTACTGCGGAGGTACCATTAGTGAATATGTTTAGAGACAAGATATTGGATGAAGATGAATTACCTATATACATAACAGGTTATGCTCCAAGTTTTAGGAAAGAAGCTGGTGCATATGGAAAAGATACAAGAGGTATCCTGAGGCAGCATCAATTTAACAAAGTTGAGCTTATTAAGATAACTAGGCCTGAAGATTCAGAAAGAGAGCACCTTAAAATGGTTGAAGATGCTTCAAACCTTCTCAAAGCACTGAACTTACCATACAGGATTGTAAAGTTATCTGCTGGTGATATGGGTTTTTCAGCAGCTAAGTGCTACGATATAGAGGTTTATTTGCCAGGTTATGGAACATACAGAGAAATATCTTCAGTTTCAAATTGTCTTGACTTCCAATCAAGAAGAGGTAATATAAGATTTAAAAGGAAAGATACCAGAAAACTTGAGTTTGTACATACCCTTAATGGGTCTGGACTAGCAGTTGGTAGAACTGTTATAGCAATACTCGAAAACTACCAACAGAGAGATGGTAGTGTAATAATACCTGAAATCTTAAGGCCGTACACAGGTTTCGATGTCATTGAACCTATCTAG
- a CDS encoding metal-dependent transcriptional regulator: MAKKVNEELTRSLKKYLKVISDIELERGIVRVKEIAKRMNVSMSSVSTSLKKLTNLGYIDYEKHFFVKFTFKGKALADKFHYNSTILYRFLIDVLKVDENTARIQADEICVDIIDDVMSKLEEYLNTRI; the protein is encoded by the coding sequence ATGGCAAAAAAGGTTAATGAAGAATTAACAAGGAGCCTTAAAAAGTATCTAAAGGTTATATCCGACATAGAATTGGAAAGGGGTATTGTAAGAGTCAAAGAAATAGCAAAAAGGATGAACGTATCAATGTCTTCAGTTTCAACCTCTCTCAAAAAACTCACAAACCTTGGATATATCGATTATGAAAAACACTTTTTTGTCAAATTTACATTCAAAGGCAAAGCACTAGCAGACAAATTTCATTACAACTCAACTATACTTTATAGATTTTTAATCGATGTACTCAAAGTCGACGAAAATACCGCCAGAATACAAGCAGACGAAATATGCGTAGATATAATTGATGACGTTATGAGTAAACTAGAAGAATATCTCAACACAAGAATATGA
- the gyrB gene encoding DNA topoisomerase (ATP-hydrolyzing) subunit B yields the protein MADKEVREYNAETIQVLEGLEPVRKRPGMYIGSTGSSGYHHLIYEVVDNSIDEAIAGYCKNIRVTIDKGDVVSVEDDGRGIPVDIHPEHKVSALQLVMTKLHAGGKFDNKAYKVSGGLHGVGVSVVNALSEYLEVYVKRNGKLYYQKYRRGIPESEVIVKKEGIKDTGTTVIFKPDREIFDKDVSFNYDILQARLRELAFLNKGVRIELIDRRKEERRDVFYYEGGIVEFVNALTEEMRPISDTFYIHGERELSSGKLLFIEIAFRYTTDYDEIGYSYVNSIKTIEGGTHLTGFRSGLTKVMMEFYERTGLDKKAKIDITGEDVREGLVYVVSVKLPEPQFEGQTKEKLGNSEVRGLVEDFVYDKLVPLFEKNLDTVKRILEKVVEAARAREAARKARELVRRKSALDSFSLPGKLADCSEKDPLKTELFIVEGESAGGSAKQARSREFQAILPLKGKIMNAEKARINKLLDNDEIKTIITAIGTGIADTFDISKIRYGKIIIMTDADVDGSHIRTLLLTFFYRYMKELIEEGYIYSAVPPLYKISVGQKHYYAYSDEEKDRIIKEIKSKNFTVQRYKGLGEMNPEQLWETTMNPSTRKLLKITLEDAIKANNIFSILMGEDVKKRRNFIELYAKEVVEIDV from the coding sequence ATGGCTGATAAGGAAGTAAGAGAATATAATGCTGAGACAATACAAGTTTTGGAGGGGTTAGAGCCTGTCAGGAAACGTCCTGGGATGTATATTGGTTCAACAGGTAGCAGTGGTTACCATCATTTGATTTATGAAGTTGTTGATAACTCCATAGACGAAGCAATTGCAGGGTATTGTAAAAATATAAGAGTTACTATTGATAAAGGTGATGTGGTGTCTGTTGAAGATGATGGTAGAGGAATACCTGTTGATATACATCCTGAGCACAAGGTTTCTGCGTTGCAGCTTGTTATGACTAAATTACATGCTGGTGGGAAATTTGATAATAAGGCCTATAAGGTTTCTGGTGGATTACATGGGGTTGGTGTTTCTGTAGTTAACGCTTTGTCTGAGTACCTGGAGGTATATGTAAAAAGAAATGGTAAACTGTATTACCAGAAGTATAGGAGAGGTATTCCTGAGTCAGAAGTTATTGTCAAGAAAGAAGGAATAAAAGACACTGGAACTACGGTTATCTTTAAGCCAGATAGAGAAATATTTGATAAGGATGTGAGCTTCAACTATGATATTTTACAAGCTAGGTTGAGAGAACTTGCTTTTCTTAACAAAGGAGTTAGGATAGAACTTATAGATAGGAGAAAAGAAGAGAGAAGAGATGTATTTTATTATGAAGGAGGAATAGTAGAGTTTGTTAATGCTTTAACAGAAGAAATGAGACCTATTTCAGATACCTTTTACATTCATGGAGAAAGAGAACTTTCTAGTGGAAAACTTTTATTTATTGAGATTGCTTTTAGATATACAACAGATTATGATGAGATAGGTTATTCTTACGTTAACTCAATAAAGACTATTGAGGGAGGAACTCATTTAACAGGATTTAGAAGTGGTTTGACAAAGGTGATGATGGAGTTTTACGAAAGGACAGGTCTTGATAAAAAGGCAAAAATAGATATTACTGGTGAAGATGTTAGAGAAGGGTTAGTTTATGTAGTTAGTGTTAAACTTCCAGAGCCTCAGTTTGAAGGACAGACTAAAGAAAAGCTAGGTAATAGCGAAGTTAGAGGACTAGTTGAAGATTTTGTTTACGATAAGCTTGTGCCGTTATTTGAAAAAAACTTAGATACAGTTAAAAGAATACTTGAAAAGGTTGTTGAAGCTGCTAGAGCTAGAGAAGCAGCAAGAAAAGCAAGAGAGTTGGTTAGACGAAAGAGTGCCTTGGATTCGTTCTCTTTACCTGGAAAGTTGGCAGATTGTTCTGAGAAAGATCCTCTCAAAACAGAGTTGTTTATAGTTGAGGGGGAGTCGGCAGGTGGTAGTGCGAAACAAGCAAGAAGTAGAGAGTTTCAAGCAATATTACCACTTAAAGGTAAAATAATGAATGCTGAGAAAGCTAGAATTAACAAATTGTTAGACAATGATGAAATTAAAACTATTATAACTGCTATAGGAACAGGTATAGCGGATACTTTTGATATATCAAAAATTAGATATGGTAAAATAATTATAATGACAGATGCAGATGTTGATGGGTCTCATATAAGAACGCTGTTACTTACATTCTTCTATAGGTATATGAAAGAACTGATTGAAGAAGGGTATATATATTCTGCTGTACCTCCTCTTTATAAAATTTCTGTGGGTCAGAAACACTATTATGCATACTCTGATGAGGAAAAGGATAGGATAATAAAAGAAATAAAATCTAAGAATTTTACAGTTCAGAGATATAAAGGACTTGGTGAAATGAATCCTGAGCAACTTTGGGAAACTACTATGAACCCATCTACACGTAAACTACTAAAAATAACACTTGAGGATGCTATAAAAGCAAATAATATTTTCTCAATCCTTATGGGTGAAGATGTTAAAAAACGAAGAAATTTTATAGAACTTTATGCAAAGGAAGTTGTAGAAATAGATGTATAG